A genomic region of Xiphophorus couchianus chromosome 18, X_couchianus-1.0, whole genome shotgun sequence contains the following coding sequences:
- the lxn gene encoding latexin isoform X2: protein MATGELNPNHYPAQRAAKLVQHYLNARYGSPYKLFGLKEVHSGNAEEVADSGRKYQLEISVHEIISNTKEKCSAEVFFPSGAKQLSPQVQVSACEEILKLDAKSEEQALYQQYKTNKTVRTEERLPDSYGHIDPEMTPFWHLSIVASSFIMLKESTENTLYNVAQVANITQLATENDQLKFDCHVLLHEMVSQEIPQWKLLFTWSPAEGVKVLHTEQLPHVHEFEKRAKPN, encoded by the exons ATGGCGACAGGTGAGCTGAACCCCAACCACTACCCCGCCCAGAGGGCCGCCAAGTTGGTCCAGCACTACCTCAACGCGCGCTACGGCTCCCCTTACAAACTGTTTGGACTGAAGGAGGTCCACAGCGGGAACGCGGAG gaagtggcagaCTCCGGGAGAAAGTATCAGCTGGAGATATCGGTGCACGAGATCATCAGCAAC ACTAAAGAGAAATGCTCCGCCGAGGTTTTCTTTCCGAGTGGAGCAAAGCAGCTCTCACCTCAAGTCCAGGTCTCCGCATGTGAGGAGATCTTGAAGCTTGATGCCAAATCTGAAGAACAGGCCTTGTACCAGCAGTACAAGACCAACAAAACCGTTCGCACTGAAGAGCGCCTACCGG ACAGCTACGGTCACATCGACCCAGAGATGACTCCTTTCTGGCACCTGAGCATCGTGGCCTCTAGCTTCATTATGCTGAAGGAATCAACAGAAAACACTCTGTACAACGTGGCTCAGGTGGCCAACATCACTCAGCTG GCAACAGAGAATGACCAGCTGAAGTTTGACTGTCACGTCCTGCTGCATGAAATGGTGTCTCAG GAAATTCCTCAGTGGAAGCTGCTGTTCACCTGGTCTCCAGCAGAGGGCGTGAAGGTGCTGCACACGGAGCAGCTGCCCCACGTTCACGAATTTGAAAAACGAGCAAAACCAAActga